In one Sphingobacterium daejeonense genomic region, the following are encoded:
- a CDS encoding transposase, which yields MKIVSSIPGIGNLTSVTIIAETNGFELIKNKKTVG from the coding sequence ATGAAAATAGTATCTTCAATTCCGGGAATAGGAAATCTGACTTCTGTAACAATTATCGCCGAAACTAACGGATTCGAGTTAATAAAGAATAAAAAGACAGTTGGTTAG
- a CDS encoding transposase, producing the protein MVSYAGLDVREKTSGTSVKSKPRISKRGNRNLRKVMHFPSLAAIRTDERFRDIFLRIVSRHGIKMKAIVAIQRKLLELTFILWKNNSYY; encoded by the coding sequence TTGGTTAGTTATGCAGGATTAGATGTAAGAGAAAAGACTTCTGGAACTTCAGTGAAATCCAAACCCCGAATATCCAAGCGTGGTAATCGGAATTTAAGGAAAGTAATGCACTTTCCTTCACTGGCTGCAATAAGAACCGATGAAAGGTTTAGAGATATTTTCTTAAGAATAGTTTCAAGGCATGGAATTAAAATGAAAGCTATAGTTGCCATCCAAAGAAAACTGCTGGAACTGACTTTTATCTTATGGAAAAATAATTCCTATTATTAA
- a CDS encoding arsenate-mycothiol transferase ArsC, whose protein sequence is MYPILSETIQQLEWEKINIDERKSTLQPLIDFIQLKINSKQQININFICTHNSRRSHLSQVWAQVAASYFGIENVICYSGGTEETALFPKVAETLADQGLNIFKINDGSNPVYAIKYSDNSQPIIGFSKKYDNPFNPVSAFVAIMTCSQADGGCPFIAGAEKRIPITFGDPKISDNTSEQTKIYSERSLQIASEMFYVFSKITK, encoded by the coding sequence ATGTATCCAATATTATCAGAGACAATTCAACAGTTAGAATGGGAGAAAATCAATATCGATGAGCGTAAAAGTACCTTACAGCCGTTGATTGATTTTATTCAATTGAAAATAAATAGCAAGCAGCAAATAAATATAAATTTCATTTGTACCCATAATTCGCGCAGGAGCCATTTATCACAGGTTTGGGCACAAGTAGCAGCCTCTTATTTCGGTATTGAGAATGTGATTTGCTATTCAGGAGGTACTGAAGAAACCGCATTATTTCCAAAAGTAGCAGAAACATTAGCCGATCAGGGACTTAATATTTTCAAAATAAATGATGGCTCTAATCCTGTTTATGCGATAAAATATAGTGATAATTCCCAACCTATAATTGGGTTTTCTAAAAAATATGACAATCCTTTTAATCCAGTATCTGCTTTTGTAGCTATAATGACATGTTCACAAGCTGATGGTGGATGTCCATTTATTGCTGGTGCGGAAAAAAGAATTCCCATCACATTTGGAGATCCTAAAATTTCAGACAACACTTCCGAACAGACAAAGATATATTCAGAAAGAAGCTTACAGATAGCATCGGAAATGTTTTATGTTTTTTCAAAAATTACTAAATAG